The sequence TGTGTGTTGTCTCCTCAGGACTCAGCGAGGACAAGGCGTCTCACTTCTCACAGCAGGTGACTTTCCTTCAGGTCTTACCAGAGCTCATGATTAATGATAAACATTCATCAGTTAGTGAAGACTGGTTTCTTCTGGTGGTTCCATGAGGAGCTTCCAGCTTCAGGAGTGTTTCTGACATGTGCTGGTGTCTTGCAGTGGACGGAGCACCAGGAGGCGCTGTCCCGACAGGCGGTCAGTCAGGCGCTGATGGTCAACCAGCTGCTGGACATGGAGTGGAAGTTCGGAGGTGAGAAGAACCAGACGAGCTCGGGCTCCTCTCACAGCTCCTCTGCATGTTCATGTCCTCAcgtcctcctctcacagctcctctgcatgtccatgtcctcacgtcctcctctcacagctcctctgcatgtccatgtcctcacgtcctcctctcacagctcctctgcatgtccatgtcctcatgtcctcctctcacagctccTCTACATGTTCATGTCCTCAcgtcctcctctcacagctcctctgcatgtccatgtcctcacgtcctcctctcacagctcctctgcatgtccatgtcctcacgtcctcctctcacagctccTCTACATGTCCATGTCCTCAcgtcctcctctcacagctcctctgcatgtccatgtcctcacgtcctcctctcacagctcctctgcatgtccatgtcctcacgtcctcctctcacagctccTCTGCATGTCCATGTCCTCACGTCCTCCTCAGCACAGCTCATGTTCTTCTACAGCTCAGGCTCCTCTCACATTAAGTCTCAGAGAAATATCAGGGAGGGGctcaggagagagagggagaaggaaataTTCAGGTTTCTAAAGAACTCACAGGACTCTTTGACAGAATGAAGGTAAACATCCACTCACACTCCTCTCCACACGGGGGCAGTAATGCACGTTAAGTTGTTTGCCAACCGCCATTACCCGTCAGAGGAAGAAGATGTTGTCTGTGGAGACTTTGATCCAAAGTGGTCTGGACCTGTGGTCCTCATGCAGGTCCTTGTGCACATCTTCTTCAGATCAGGATGTTTCTATATCTCTGCACCGACGCCACCTGGTGGTCAGAAGCTTCATGTTCTCTGGTAACTCCACGCTGTGAGCATGAGATCTCCAGAACCCTGAGAGAAGGTCTTCAGATCTGGTTCAAATATTCACCTGGACTCAAAGAGGAACTCATGAGATTTCACAGGTGAGTCTGGAAATGAAACAGGACAGTAACTCCAGTCTCTGTCTGAACCTACAGTGACTGTGGGAACCAGTGAGACACAGAAAGTGGGCAACATCTACCTGCAGGTGAGAaagctttgcacacacacacacacacacacacacacacacacacacacacacacacacagtgacatgtgTCCTGTCGTCCTCCTGCAGTTGAAGCTCGTGGTCAGAAAAGGGAATTCCACTGAAAACGTCTTCATGGGTGAGTGAGTTCACCAGTTTGTGTCGTCACGGACAAATTCCCTCTCAATgtaatttattgtgtttgtaaagAAGTGATGAAATGAAGGTGATACGATGACTCAGCAGAAGAGGACGTGAAGCTGTGAGACATGAGTCAGCAGCAGATTGGATCTAACAAAGCGTCTCTGTACTGAGGCCTGATGGTCTCATTCTATAGAGCTGCACCAAATCCCACAGGAGGACCACGTCTCTATTCAAACGTTTCTCTGGagatctctgagcagctcaggtcctccagcttcctgtgtAGAACATGAGAGTTAgtgtttcacagctgaacaacacagcagcatcagatcctcctcatggttcaggtgagaggaggagaacctGAGTCTGGTCCTCcagagaagatccagaggaACCAGTGCAGTCAGAAAGCATCGAGAGACATAAGTTCACCAAACAGATTTGATTTTATTCATCAACGAGTCAAGAAAgaatttattgtgttgttgtagCAGAACCGTGAAGAAGCAGATTCACTTTGTTCTTTCTCTAACGTTGAGAGACAGAACGTCTTCTGACACTTTCACAGATCTCTGTGATGATTCGTGGATCTGGATTAAAGTGAGCAGACATTTTGAGAGAAGTGATTTCTATCAG comes from Pleuronectes platessa chromosome 6, fPlePla1.1, whole genome shotgun sequence and encodes:
- the LOC128441978 gene encoding COMM domain-containing protein 7 isoform X2, whose protein sequence is MQQLTDFAGEQGMSAAPLRNLMKSVLLVPQGALKKNLAAELIREDLVTLGLSEDKASHFSQQWTEHQEALSRQAVSQALMVNQLLDMEWKFGDQDVSISLHRRHLVVRSFMFSVTVGTSETQKVGNIYLQLKLVVRKGNSTENVFMELTLPQFYNFLHEMERAKASMECFS